In the genome of Ptychodera flava strain L36383 chromosome 13, AS_Pfla_20210202, whole genome shotgun sequence, one region contains:
- the LOC139147285 gene encoding GMP reductase 1-like, whose translation MPRIDNDLKLDFKDVLFRPKRSTLKSRSEVDLHRTFTFRNSGKEYNGIPIIAANMDTIGTFEMAKALAKHSMFTTIHKYYSVQAWKEFAENNPDILKYIACNSGSGQADVEKLTAILEAVPQIEYICLDVANGYSEHFVQFVKDVRKRFPKHTIMAGNVATGEMVEELILSGADIIKVGIGPGSVCTTRKKTGVGYPQLSAVIECADAAHGLGGHIISDGGCTCPGDVLKAFGAGADFVMLGGMFAGHDQSGGETIEKNGKKMKLFYGVSSSTAMKKHAGEVAEYRASEGKTVEVPYRGDVEATVLDILGGVRSTCTYVGAAKLKELSRRTTFIRVTNQTNDIFGTST comes from the exons ATGCCACGAATCGACAACGACTTGAAGTTGGACTTCAAAGATGTTCTTTTCCGTCCGAAAAGAAGCACACTGAAGAGCAGATCAGAG GTTGATTTGCATCGGACATTTACATTCAGGAACTCAGGTAAAGAGTATAATGGAATCCCAATCATTGCTGCAAATATGGACACCATTGGAACATTTGAAATGGCAAAAGCTTTGGCAAAG CATTCTATGTTTACTACAATCCACAAATACTACTCAGTTCAAGCCTGGAAGGAATTTGCTGAAAATAACCCAGACATTCTGAAA taCATTGCTTGCAATTCTGGGTCTGGTCAGGCAGACGTGGAGAAACTGACTGCCATCTTGGAAGCTGTTCCACAAATAGAGTATATTTGTCTGGATGTGGCCAATGGGTATTCTGaacattttgttcagtttgtcaaagATGTAAGGAAAAGGTTCCCCAAGCACACAATCATG GCTGGCAATGTTGCGACGGGAGAAATGGTTGAAGAGTTAATCTTGTCTGGTGCTGACATCATCAAGGTTGGCATTGGCCCAGGTTCAGTGTGTACAACACGGAAAAAGACTGGTGTTGGCTATCCACAGCTCAGTGCTGTCATTGAGTGTGCTGATGCTGCCCATGGACTTGGTGGTCACATTATCTCT GATGGTGGCTGCACTTGTCCTGGTGATGTTTTGAAAGCTTTCG GTGCAGGTGCTGACTTTGTCATGCTTGGTGGTATGTTTGCTGGACATGACCAGTCTGGAGGTGAGACAATTGAGAAGAACGGCAAGAAGATGAAGTTGTTCTATGGGGTGAGTTCATCGACTGCCATGAAGAAACATGCTGGTGAAGTGGCTGAGTATAG GGCTTCAGAAGGCAAAACTGTTGAGGTTCCTTACCGTGGCGATGTAGAAGCTACCGTTCTGGATATCCTAGGTGGTGTGCGCTCTACCTGTACATACGTTGGGGCAGCGAAGCTTAAGGAACTTAgccggagaacaactttcatcCGAGTTACCAACCAAACCAATGACATCTTTGGTACTTCAACATGA
- the LOC139147286 gene encoding uncharacterized protein isoform X2, which produces MDCIFERMNHSALHRCFCCFVVFHSLPMKIFRILAMVAIPLFLVSMFLSLSASDAFPLRKSDAVIVTAMVVPSLFILLMMIVSFFVFRRARRRIETAVNSTLLDNGIIMGYVRTNRWTGAQTLYILYFKTSKCLDNLVRYLKTKRKASKPCDCSIEDSAANDNDRQISESTPLLDTNDMTSAMTEEARQYIAEICGDYVKEVGQQDLSNPLRGQRHARQGLCLCQYVQEKRFQELV; this is translated from the exons ATGGACTGCATTTTCGAACGAATGAATCACAGCGCTCTTCACCGCTGTTTCTGTTGTTTTGTCGTCTTCCATTCCTtgccaatgaaaatatttcgtaTTCTCGCAATGGTGGCGATACCACTTTTTCTCGTATCGATGTTTCTTTCGTTGAGTGCTTCGGATGCCTTCCCCCTGAGAAAAAGTGATGCTGTCATAGTAACTGCGATGGTCGTGCCTTCACTTTTTATCCTGCTCATGATGATAGTGTCCTTCTTTGTG TTCAGGAGGGCACGACGACGAATAGAAACAGCTGTCAATAGTACCCTTCTCGATAACGGCATCATCATGGGATATGTTAGAACCAATCGCTGGACAGGGGCACAGACC CTGTATATCCTTTACTTCAAGACTTCGAAGTGCTTG GATAACTTGGTGCGATACTTGAAGACCAAACGAAAG GCATCCAAGCCCTGTGATTGTTCGATCGAGGACAGCGCTGCCAATGATAACGACAGACAAATTTCAGAAAGCACCCCTTTACTTGATACGAATGATATGACGTCTGCAATGACA GAAGAAGCTCGACAGTACATTGCTGAGATTTGTGGTGACTATGTCAAGGAAGTTGGTCAACAGGATCTCAGCAACCCTCTGCGTGGACAGCGCCACGCACGACAAGGACTGTGTCTGTGTCAGTATGTACAGGAAAAGAGGTTCCAAGAGTTGGTCTAA
- the LOC139147286 gene encoding toll-like receptor 10 isoform X1, whose protein sequence is MAETSISDETVTSTIQSDTLLSGANRSEISESNQQPKRTIAEDLRRDSVDELRQSAKIASRVESDSGIRKQTIQVTDKETANNDVAPTECDLFFSYSSKDKGWVFETAERLERDHDIVCSYDSKDFIGGKAITSNIMNCIKMSRKTVLMLSPDFLRSPWCEYEMQIVLREHLFRERKVVIPVLLHDCIIPDFISHLTYLEVKDPQFWEKFLELIKSESADIEGLSEVFSFGHEADKFNGQIIARASTGFCCSSKFNSSHLYET, encoded by the exons ATGGCTGAAACGAGTATTAGCGATGAGACAGTCACCTCAACAATTCAAAGCGACACACTACTAA GTGGGGCCAATCGAAGTGAGATTTCCGAAAGTAACCAACAACCAAAGAGAACGATAGCCGAAGATCTGCGAAGAGACTCCGTAGATGAATTGAGACAGTCAGCAAAAATTGCCAGCAGGGTAGAAAGCGATTCGGGTATACGGAAGCAAACCATCCAGGTCACAGACAAAGAAACCGCAAACAATGACGTCGCGCCCACTGAATGTGACCTGTTCTTTTCATACAGCAGTAAGGACAAAGGCTGGGTGTTTGAAACAGCAGAGAGACTGGAAAGAGATCACGATATCGTTTGTAGTTACGACTCCAAGGATTTCATCGGTGGCAAAGCCATCACCAGTAACATTATGAATTGCATTAAAATGAGTCGTAAGACAGTTCTGATGCTATCTCCCGACTTTCTACGCAGTCCCTGGTGTGAATACGAGATGCAGATAGTTCTGAGAGAGCATCTTTTCAGAGAACGAAAAGTTGTTATTCCAGTTCTGCTTCATGATTGCATCATTCCTGACTTCATCTCTCATTTGACATACCTTGAAGTAAAGGATCCTCAGTTCTGGGAAAAATTTCTGGAATTAATTAAATCAG AGAGTGCAGATATCGAAGGGCTTTCAGAAGTATTTTCATTCGGTCACGAGGCTG ACAAGTTCAATGGTCAGATCATTGCTCGTGCGAGTACTGGTTTCTGTTGCTCATCAAAATTCAACTCGTCACATCTCTACGAAACATAA